The genomic region CCCGACTCCCGACTCCCGACTCCCGACTCCCCCATCAAGCCAGCAAGACTAAAACCCGGCTCCGTAGTCGGAATTATTAGCCCTGCTGGGGCGACATTTGTGCGAGAAAATTTAGATATTGTCCGCGATGCCGTGAGAGGATTGGGGTTAGAACCGAAACTCGCACCTCATGTCTTGGATCGCTACGGTTACTTAGCTGGACAAGACCGCGATCGCGCTGCTGATGTAAATCAGTTTTTTGCCGACCCTAAAGTTGCTGCACTTTTGCCTATTGCAGGTGGGTGGGGTTCTAGCAGAATTTTACCATATTTAAATTACGAATTAATTCGGAAAAATCCCAAAATTATTGTTGGGTTTAGCGATATTACTGCTCTAATTTTAGGGATTACAGCTCGAACTAATTTAGTCACTTTTCATGGACCAAATGGCTTCTCTTCTTGGAATGCAGAGCAAACAGATTACTTTCGACGCATATTATTTGCGGGTGAATCTTTAGAGTTTAAAAACTTAAAAGATAGCAGCGATACAGATCGTTTAATGCAAGTAAAATATCGAATTCAAACGATTAATCCTGGTCGTGCTAAAGGTAGGTTATTGGGAGGAAATCTATCTGTACTATCAGCAATTGTTGGTTCGCCATACTTGCCAAATCTAAACGGAGCAATTTTGTTTTTAGAAGATATTGGCGAAAATATTTATCGACTCGATCGCATGATGACACAGTTAAAATTAGCTGGAATCTTTGATAAACTAGCAGGTTTTATATTTGGGCAATGTCCTAACTGTACTCCAGATGCCGATTATGGTTCTTTCACTCTAGAGGAAGTTATTTGGAACCATATTCAACCATTAAAAATTCCTGCTTGGTACGGTGCGGCGATCGGTCACATTGACACTATTTTGACACTCCCAATGGGTCTAGAAGTTGAAATTGATGCAACTGCGGGGACAATTCAGATGTTGGAGCCTGCAGTTATATAAGCTTTACGTTACTAATCTTGGCTAATTTGAAGATACCCTAACCCCCCTTTTTAAGGGGGGCTATGGGGGATCTAATCTTAACCAAAAAGTAGTAAGCTTACAGTATCATTCATAACATTATCTTCAAAGCTAAAAATAAAGATTCTTAGAGGATTGATTGCATAAATTTCATCCTTAAGCTTTAATTTTGTATTGCTATATTTTCCTGTTATGAAAAATGAAATCTACTCCAAAACAATATCATTCTATCAACTGTCAGAAATGCGGTCGCGTTAATTCAATCGCCTTAACTCACTGTCAAAATTGTCACTCTTCTCTCAATCGCAATAAAAAAACTCCTACTCGATCGTTTACGATTAATTGGTCGGTTGTACCATTAATTGGAATATTAGCGCTGGCGGGAATACTCTATTTGGTCTGGAAAACTCGTAGCTTGCCTGTAGAAAAAGCTACCAAAATTAATTCTATTTCCACTGAATCGGAAAATACTTTTAAACAAGAATATACGCCATTGCTAGCTAGCGGCAACTCCTTCAGCGGTTACAGCACTTTTCGGAGTCCAGAACTGCGCCAAGCACTGAAAAAATTGGGCATTGATTGGCGCTATCAACTCGGTATGGATGAAATGCATTTCTCCAAGCAAATCGAGCAGTTAAACCAGGGAAAAACTGACTTAGCATTTTCGACGTTAGATGAATTTCTGCTACAAAAAGTCGATGGTAAAGTTGTCGGATTGATCGATCGCACGATGGGGGGAGATGCAGTTATTCTCAATACCAAAAAATATCCAAAATTGCGATCGCTACAAGATTTAACTCAACTCGTTCAACAGCAGCGATCGCAAGGTAAACTGTTAGACATTGCTTTTACTGGCAACAGTCCGAGCGAGTATCTCGCCTTATTACTGAGTGCTAAATTTGAAGAATTTCAGTTAAGCGATTTCCAAATCCAGCGGGTAGAAGATGCTGCCGATGCGTGGAAACTCATCCAAGATCCGCGACAAAATGTAGCAGTAGCTGTTGTCTGGGAACCATACGTCACCCAAGCGCAAAAGCAGGGATATACGGTAGTTTTATCGAGTGGCGACGCTCAAGGGGCGATCGTAGACGTAATTATAGCCTCCAATCGCCTGATCCAATCTCAACCCGACAAGCTTTCTGACTT from Chroococcidiopsis sp. SAG 2025 harbors:
- a CDS encoding LD-carboxypeptidase; its protein translation is MFPRRHFLRSAAIVGIGAISTPVLGQGNKSKIKSQKSKSIPNSPDSRLPTPDSPIKPARLKPGSVVGIISPAGATFVRENLDIVRDAVRGLGLEPKLAPHVLDRYGYLAGQDRDRAADVNQFFADPKVAALLPIAGGWGSSRILPYLNYELIRKNPKIIVGFSDITALILGITARTNLVTFHGPNGFSSWNAEQTDYFRRILFAGESLEFKNLKDSSDTDRLMQVKYRIQTINPGRAKGRLLGGNLSVLSAIVGSPYLPNLNGAILFLEDIGENIYRLDRMMTQLKLAGIFDKLAGFIFGQCPNCTPDADYGSFTLEEVIWNHIQPLKIPAWYGAAIGHIDTILTLPMGLEVEIDATAGTIQMLEPAVI
- a CDS encoding phosphate ABC transporter substrate-binding/OmpA family protein; amino-acid sequence: MKSTPKQYHSINCQKCGRVNSIALTHCQNCHSSLNRNKKTPTRSFTINWSVVPLIGILALAGILYLVWKTRSLPVEKATKINSISTESENTFKQEYTPLLASGNSFSGYSTFRSPELRQALKKLGIDWRYQLGMDEMHFSKQIEQLNQGKTDLAFSTLDEFLLQKVDGKVVGLIDRTMGGDAVILNTKKYPKLRSLQDLTQLVQQQRSQGKLLDIAFTGNSPSEYLALLLSAKFEEFQLSDFQIQRVEDAADAWKLIQDPRQNVAVAVVWEPYVTQAQKQGYTVVLSSGDAQGAIVDVIIASNRLIQSQPDKLSDFLAAYYRRVDADMRDASRLKQQIANDGQLSAEDAIAVIQGIKFFTATEAQSWLTDGTFEKRIGSTAAILTLAGKMEQVPINPKNLFASQFVTKAANNTQTLIDLVRADNPTLANKLAGQEIALTPRKFDRNSLTTAPNIGNLQVNGNVKFAYNSATLTPEGKQTLDRLAAEMSDFNDRTVAVRVIGHTSRTGLAALNQQLSQQRSQVVANYLKSRLKLQIVAEGKGFHQPLSGISPQDPRNQRTEIRLVRVGS